One Sphingomonas sabuli genomic region harbors:
- a CDS encoding DUF6456 domain-containing protein has protein sequence MMTTSKDNRLLREQAIGREGETVRGRACKAVRSVTVNGAESPLGWLLSRGLVSRRQFDAGEQLRRDWERGGLAPNVTMHWDAAPIGRQRGGSSGPRDLLAGQVDARRRFDAALAAAGPGLSDILWRVVCAGEGMRDAETALGWPARAGKLVLTIALDRVADHYRIR, from the coding sequence ATGATGACCACATCGAAGGACAATCGGCTGCTGCGGGAGCAGGCAATCGGCCGCGAAGGCGAGACAGTCCGCGGGCGGGCCTGCAAGGCGGTTCGGTCGGTAACCGTCAATGGCGCGGAATCGCCGCTCGGCTGGCTGCTTTCACGCGGGCTGGTCAGCCGGCGCCAGTTCGACGCGGGCGAACAGTTGCGCCGGGATTGGGAGCGCGGCGGGCTGGCGCCCAACGTGACGATGCATTGGGACGCTGCGCCGATCGGCCGGCAGCGGGGCGGGTCGTCGGGCCCGCGCGACCTGCTGGCCGGGCAAGTCGATGCCCGGCGGCGCTTCGACGCGGCGCTGGCGGCGGCGGGGCCAGGCCTGTCCGACATACTGTGGCGGGTCGTCTGCGCGGGCGAGGGCATGCGCGATGCCGAAACCGCGCTCGGCTGGCCGGCGCGGGCGGGCAAGCTGGTACTGACCATCGCGCTCGACCGGGTCGCCGACCATTATCGCATTCGCTGA
- a CDS encoding helix-turn-helix domain-containing protein: MITRIREVRRARKMTLDEVARACDPPTTAQTIGRLETGTRTVSLGWLNRIAAALGVEAQDLVASGDAQPQLPVAAVIGAGGAHAPTRTAVVVAPRPRDGQIALTVSASLGDYRAGDELWCETLQPEDFGRALNRDILVPRPAGRFLFGRLIGREAPDAADSTGKLQLLPLGAGLRQQVIANAPWIAMATRLVRSL; encoded by the coding sequence ATGATCACTCGGATTCGCGAAGTACGACGGGCGCGGAAGATGACTCTCGACGAGGTCGCTCGGGCCTGCGACCCGCCGACCACCGCGCAGACCATCGGCCGGCTGGAAACGGGCACTCGCACCGTCTCGCTCGGCTGGCTCAACCGCATCGCCGCCGCGCTCGGAGTCGAGGCGCAGGACCTTGTGGCAAGCGGCGACGCGCAGCCGCAATTGCCTGTCGCGGCGGTGATCGGCGCGGGCGGCGCCCACGCCCCGACCAGGACGGCCGTGGTCGTCGCTCCACGGCCGCGTGACGGGCAGATCGCCCTGACCGTATCGGCCAGCCTCGGCGATTACCGCGCCGGCGACGAACTGTGGTGCGAAACGCTGCAGCCGGAGGATTTCGGTCGCGCGCTCAACCGCGACATCCTCGTTCCGCGCCCGGCCGGGCGCTTCCTGTTCGGGCGGCTGATCGGACGCGAAGCGCCGGACGCCGCGGATTCGACCGGCAAGCTACAGCTGCTGCCGCTCGGCGCCGGGCTTCGCCAGCAGGTGATCGCCAATGCACCGTGGATCGCGATGGCGACCCGGCTGGTGCGCAGCCTCTAG
- a CDS encoding O-antigen ligase family protein: MSRLRSWIVPAYLLLAIILGGSAQGVWGNLALQLIGIALIGFCAAFQPAPSGPWLARLPVMLLMAALVVIAVQLVPLPPGVWTGLPGRGAIVEGFRVLGQPLPSLPLSLAPYQTLVTAFWLIPPIAVFVGVRNLAPEPRRIAIAIVGGTVLAILLGAVQAGGGEGGPAYPYANSSVGAVGFFANRNHMATLLLVAIPAGAALLGTSKSDRRSSAGRYGIGIALLLLLLVAIALNGSLAVYLLALPILLASVTLLPAAAAWRRFALPVTAVALVAGIAVLATRPVSVLQDRETSRSVDSRSQIWATTNRAIADSFPAGTGLGTFEQVYRQYEDPAQVTPSYVNHAHNDYLELVLELGLAGLILMAVFVGWWAFASVRVWTSQLSAPFARAATIASAAILVHSVVDFPARTAAIACILAACIALIAGQFRPAATAQPGQRRSARHVSLG; this comes from the coding sequence ATGAGCCGCCTGCGGTCCTGGATCGTCCCCGCCTACCTGTTGCTGGCGATTATCCTCGGCGGCAGCGCGCAGGGCGTATGGGGCAACCTTGCCCTGCAACTGATCGGCATCGCGCTGATCGGTTTCTGCGCCGCATTCCAGCCCGCGCCCTCCGGCCCGTGGCTGGCGCGTTTGCCCGTAATGCTATTGATGGCCGCGCTTGTAGTAATCGCCGTGCAACTGGTGCCGCTGCCGCCCGGCGTATGGACCGGCCTCCCCGGCCGCGGTGCCATCGTCGAGGGCTTCCGCGTCCTTGGCCAGCCGCTGCCCTCGCTGCCCCTGTCGCTGGCGCCCTACCAGACGCTGGTCACCGCTTTCTGGCTGATCCCGCCGATCGCCGTATTCGTCGGCGTCCGCAACCTCGCCCCGGAACCGCGGCGCATTGCCATCGCCATCGTCGGCGGGACGGTGCTCGCCATCCTGCTCGGCGCCGTGCAGGCCGGCGGCGGCGAAGGCGGCCCAGCTTATCCCTATGCCAACAGCAGCGTGGGCGCGGTCGGTTTCTTCGCCAACCGCAATCACATGGCGACCTTGCTGCTGGTCGCGATCCCCGCCGGCGCGGCACTGCTTGGCACCAGCAAGTCCGATCGCCGGTCCAGCGCCGGGCGGTACGGGATCGGTATCGCCCTGCTTCTGCTGCTGCTCGTCGCGATCGCGCTCAACGGGTCGCTGGCCGTCTATCTGCTGGCCCTGCCGATCCTGCTGGCCAGCGTGACCCTGCTTCCCGCCGCGGCGGCGTGGCGGCGCTTTGCGTTACCCGTCACCGCCGTCGCGCTCGTCGCCGGTATCGCGGTGCTCGCCACGCGACCGGTGTCCGTCCTGCAGGACCGCGAGACCAGCCGTTCGGTCGATTCCCGAAGCCAGATCTGGGCCACGACCAACCGCGCCATCGCCGACAGCTTTCCCGCCGGAACGGGCCTCGGCACCTTCGAGCAGGTCTACCGGCAATATGAAGACCCGGCCCAGGTCACCCCCAGCTACGTCAACCACGCCCACAACGATTATCTCGAACTAGTGCTGGAACTAGGCCTGGCCGGGCTGATCCTAATGGCCGTGTTCGTCGGCTGGTGGGCATTCGCGTCCGTCCGGGTGTGGACGTCGCAGCTGAGCGCGCCCTTCGCCCGGGCTGCGACCATCGCGTCGGCCGCGATCCTCGTGCACAGCGTGGTCGATTTCCCCGCGCGGACCGCGGCCATCGCCTGCATCCTTGCCGCCTGCATCGCCCTGATCGCCGGCCAGTTCCGCCCGGCCGCTACCGCTCAACCCGGCCAGCGCCGGTCCGCCCGCCACGTCTCGCTCGGTTGA
- a CDS encoding tetratricopeptide repeat protein, translating into MTRVTVAARIVSADPAGAARLAPDIPPVLAAGAMAEVGAAAAQAAPPPPQTAQKLRRLAAIAPLNIEPYLVGAALASRADDLARAETLLTEARLRQPRSAAARYLLADTLMRENKVIGAVQEMAVVSRLLPGTAVQLVPALADYARTPGARDELAAVIRANPLLKRPLLNALAADPANADLSLALAGTDARSSDPQDKEWKTRLIRGLIDGGDYPAAYALWRRFAGVAGDTQPLLYNGTFQRGPAPPPFDWSYTTGNAGGGFAEPADGRLRVLYYGRENMALAAQTLLLAPGAYTFQAPVSGTAAEGALAWTLVCAGSSAPLMTLPVGKGDSARFTIPNGCTAQTLTLKGTASDMAQDSDLRIGPVVIARAAR; encoded by the coding sequence GTGACGCGCGTCACGGTTGCCGCGCGCATCGTGTCGGCCGATCCGGCCGGCGCCGCGCGGCTGGCGCCGGACATCCCGCCCGTGCTTGCCGCCGGCGCGATGGCCGAAGTCGGCGCAGCCGCCGCACAGGCCGCGCCGCCGCCGCCGCAGACCGCGCAAAAGCTGCGCCGGCTGGCCGCGATCGCGCCTTTGAATATCGAACCCTATCTCGTCGGGGCGGCGCTGGCATCGCGCGCGGACGATCTGGCCCGCGCCGAAACGCTGTTGACCGAGGCGCGCCTGCGCCAACCGCGCTCGGCCGCCGCCCGCTACCTGCTGGCCGACACGCTGATGCGTGAGAACAAGGTCATTGGCGCGGTCCAGGAAATGGCGGTCGTGTCGCGCCTTCTGCCCGGCACCGCGGTGCAGCTGGTGCCCGCTTTGGCCGATTATGCCCGCACGCCGGGCGCGCGGGACGAACTTGCCGCCGTCATCCGGGCCAATCCGCTGCTCAAGCGGCCACTGCTCAACGCGCTTGCCGCCGACCCCGCGAATGCCGACCTCAGCCTGGCCCTTGCCGGGACCGACGCGCGCTCGTCCGATCCGCAGGACAAGGAATGGAAGACGCGACTGATCCGGGGGTTGATCGACGGCGGCGATTATCCGGCGGCCTATGCGCTGTGGCGGCGTTTTGCCGGTGTCGCGGGCGACACTCAGCCCCTGCTCTACAACGGCACGTTCCAGCGCGGCCCCGCACCGCCGCCGTTCGACTGGTCCTACACCACCGGCAATGCCGGCGGCGGCTTTGCCGAGCCCGCGGACGGCCGCTTGCGCGTGCTATATTACGGACGAGAAAATATGGCGCTGGCAGCGCAGACGCTGCTGCTCGCACCGGGCGCCTACACCTTCCAGGCCCCAGTCAGCGGCACGGCGGCGGAAGGCGCGCTGGCCTGGACGCTCGTTTGCGCGGGATCGTCCGCGCCGCTGATGACTCTTCCGGTGGGCAAGGGCGACAGCGCCCGCTTCACCATTCCCAACGGCTGCACGGCGCAGACCCTGACACTCAAGGGAACCGCCAGCGACATGGCGCAGGACAGCGACTTGCGCATCGGCCCGGTCGTCATCGCGAGGGCCGCCCGATGA
- the rplI gene encoding 50S ribosomal protein L9: MDVILLERVEKLGGIGDVVTVKNGFARNYLLPNKKALRANEANKKVFEANRAKIESDNAEKRTEAEKDAKSVDGKTVQLIRQASNTGQLYGSVSARDIVEALDGEGAKVTKSQINLARPIKAIGMHDVKVALHPEVSVTVHVNVARSPEEAELQAQGIDVIAQMFEEQAAPLAAETIQAENDAEAAEAAEAEAAKAKAARDAEKAAADAAAEAEAEAEPAEETADDAAATDDSADDAEDK; the protein is encoded by the coding sequence ATGGACGTGATCCTGCTTGAACGGGTCGAGAAGCTCGGCGGCATCGGCGATGTCGTCACCGTCAAGAACGGCTTCGCCCGCAACTACCTGCTGCCGAACAAGAAGGCCCTGCGCGCCAACGAGGCGAACAAGAAGGTCTTCGAAGCCAACCGCGCGAAGATCGAGTCCGACAACGCCGAAAAGCGCACCGAGGCCGAGAAGGACGCCAAGTCCGTCGACGGCAAGACGGTGCAGCTAATCCGCCAGGCGTCGAACACCGGTCAGCTGTACGGTTCGGTTTCGGCCCGCGACATCGTCGAGGCGCTGGACGGCGAAGGCGCCAAGGTGACCAAGAGCCAGATCAACCTCGCGCGTCCGATCAAGGCGATCGGCATGCACGACGTGAAGGTCGCGCTGCATCCGGAAGTGTCGGTGACGGTGCACGTCAACGTCGCCCGCTCGCCGGAAGAAGCCGAACTGCAGGCGCAGGGCATCGACGTCATCGCCCAGATGTTCGAGGAACAGGCCGCGCCGCTGGCCGCCGAGACCATCCAGGCCGAAAACGACGCCGAGGCCGCTGAAGCCGCCGAAGCCGAAGCCGCCAAGGCCAAGGCCGCCCGCGACGCCGAAAAGGCCGCTGCGGACGCCGCCGCCGAAGCGGAAGCGGAGGCCGAGCCGGCCGAGGAAACCGCCGACGACGCGGCCGCCACGGACGACAGCGCGGACGACGCCGAAGACAAGTAA
- a CDS encoding IS1595 family transposase has product MNVNITDPIFHSEEKAEAHIFNSRWPDGEPICPHSGSTKVRRMGGKTQAGMFLCNDCRDKFTVRTGTVMERSHVPLHKWLLATHLMAASKKGMSAAQMGRMLGVTYKTAWFLCHRIREAMDEANGTGPLGGPDKVIESDEAYVGGFKKKRLSGKVAPKKKVVTLVERGGRARSFHVTHVNFSIVRNALVTNAHRSSHLRTDDARFYNTIGREFASHETTLHSNREFSRGNGNHSNTAENFFSILKRGVIGTYHHWSLQHIHRYLAEFDLRYSTKDATDTDRAAAILKGMEGRRLTYRRTGLLTA; this is encoded by the coding sequence ATGAACGTCAATATCACCGACCCGATCTTCCACTCCGAAGAGAAAGCGGAAGCGCACATCTTCAATTCGCGCTGGCCGGACGGTGAGCCGATCTGCCCCCATTCCGGTTCCACAAAGGTTCGTCGCATGGGCGGCAAAACCCAAGCTGGTATGTTCCTCTGCAACGACTGCCGCGACAAGTTCACCGTGCGTACCGGAACGGTTATGGAGCGCTCGCATGTGCCTCTCCATAAGTGGTTGCTGGCAACGCACCTGATGGCCGCGTCCAAGAAAGGCATGAGCGCCGCACAAATGGGCCGCATGCTCGGCGTGACCTACAAAACCGCGTGGTTCCTTTGCCATCGCATCCGCGAAGCAATGGATGAAGCTAACGGCACCGGCCCGCTCGGCGGACCCGACAAAGTGATCGAAAGCGACGAAGCCTATGTCGGCGGCTTCAAGAAGAAGCGCCTGTCCGGCAAGGTCGCGCCGAAGAAGAAAGTCGTTACCCTCGTCGAGCGCGGCGGTCGCGCCCGTTCGTTCCACGTTACGCACGTCAACTTCTCAATCGTCCGCAACGCGCTCGTTACCAACGCGCATCGTTCGTCGCATCTGCGTACGGATGATGCGCGCTTCTACAACACCATCGGGCGTGAGTTCGCCAGCCACGAAACCACGTTGCACAGCAACCGTGAGTTTTCACGCGGCAACGGCAACCACAGCAACACTGCCGAGAACTTCTTTTCTATCCTCAAGCGTGGCGTGATCGGCACCTACCATCACTGGTCGTTGCAGCACATTCACCGCTACCTTGCAGAGTTCGATCTTCGCTACTCGACCAAAGATGCGACCGACACCGATCGCGCAGCTGCCATCCTCAAGGGAATGGAAGGCCGTCGCCTGACCTATCGGCGGACTGGTTTGCTCACCGCCTAA
- a CDS encoding GumC family protein has translation MNRDLAVTNPEAWPIQPYVDPGAQQPEMGPTLDLRSVLHILREWRWLILATVAAGIALAVVYTVLTTPMYRASVILQVNPPTVEILDEESGDRSNDPAPWDFVATQVGLLSSRSLAERVAQDLNLANNPNVVDQESDPAQRLKSATDVVAGGLTVVPPDQGQLISFSYDSESPVLAAQVANGLAEGFINSNLQRRYESSAYARNFLERQIAKTRGDLEKSERQLVSYAQQQGIINTATDQGSSPLSTDANSPTGQSLGDTNRALSEATARRVAAEGAYRAAQNSGVTSTETASSQALRQSRAALEGEYQQKRTLMKPEHPEMVSLRSRIAELDRQVSRENSNVAAGRVNALRNDYQAAVAAENALRGRVSQLKGDVLNLRGRSIRYAILQRDVDTNRALYDALLQRYKEIGVAGGIGTAPVSIVDRADPPGAPFKPNLMLNLIVGLTLGFLAGLLAAIALEYLNDTIKDREDIRTKLGLACLGVVPKRPAKGDFVEDLRDPTSGVAEAYSTIAASLGFSTESGVPRVLLLTSSRPGEGKSSSALALAQNYSRRGQSVLLIDCDLRKPAFKSPSDDIGLTKLLTNHEPISGHISPTHFENLSLLASGPVPPNPADLLATGRFQAIVREASSLFDIVIIDAPPVIGLADAPLLAAMVKDVMFVIEAGKTRTSVAREAIGKLQAAGAHILGATLTKATGRHSAYGYGYGYGYGYGYGYGYGEKYGAVDKNRTSIALIPNQSDA, from the coding sequence GTGAACCGCGACCTCGCCGTTACAAACCCGGAAGCCTGGCCGATCCAGCCCTATGTCGACCCGGGCGCCCAGCAGCCCGAAATGGGACCGACGCTCGACCTTCGCTCGGTGTTGCACATCCTGCGCGAATGGCGCTGGCTGATCCTTGCGACCGTCGCCGCGGGCATTGCCCTGGCGGTGGTCTATACGGTGCTGACGACGCCGATGTACCGCGCGTCGGTCATTCTTCAGGTCAATCCGCCGACGGTCGAAATCCTCGACGAGGAAAGCGGCGACCGTTCCAACGATCCCGCGCCATGGGATTTCGTCGCCACCCAGGTCGGCCTGCTCAGCAGCCGCAGCCTGGCCGAACGCGTCGCGCAGGACCTGAACCTCGCCAACAATCCGAACGTCGTCGACCAGGAAAGCGACCCGGCGCAGCGGCTCAAGTCCGCTACCGACGTCGTCGCCGGCGGCCTGACCGTCGTCCCGCCGGACCAGGGGCAGCTGATCAGCTTCAGCTACGATTCCGAATCGCCGGTTCTCGCTGCGCAGGTCGCCAACGGCCTGGCCGAAGGCTTCATCAATTCGAACCTGCAACGGCGCTACGAAAGCTCGGCCTACGCCCGCAACTTCCTCGAACGGCAGATCGCCAAGACCCGCGGCGACCTCGAAAAGTCGGAGCGGCAGCTGGTCAGCTACGCGCAGCAGCAGGGCATCATCAACACCGCCACCGACCAGGGGTCGAGCCCGCTTTCGACCGACGCCAACTCGCCGACCGGCCAGTCGCTTGGGGACACCAACCGCGCGCTGTCCGAAGCGACCGCGCGCCGGGTCGCTGCCGAAGGTGCTTACCGCGCCGCGCAGAACAGCGGCGTCACGTCGACCGAAACGGCCAGCTCGCAGGCCTTGCGGCAAAGCCGCGCCGCGCTTGAAGGCGAATATCAGCAGAAGCGCACGCTGATGAAGCCGGAACATCCCGAAATGGTCAGCCTGCGGTCGCGGATCGCGGAGCTCGACCGCCAGGTTTCACGGGAAAATTCGAACGTCGCCGCCGGCCGCGTCAACGCCCTGCGCAACGATTACCAGGCTGCCGTTGCCGCGGAAAATGCGCTTCGCGGACGCGTTTCGCAGCTGAAGGGCGACGTGCTCAACCTGCGCGGGCGCAGCATCCGCTACGCCATCCTGCAGCGCGACGTCGACACCAACCGCGCGCTCTATGACGCCCTGCTTCAGCGCTACAAGGAAATCGGCGTCGCGGGCGGCATCGGTACCGCGCCGGTGTCCATCGTCGACCGCGCCGATCCGCCGGGTGCGCCGTTCAAGCCCAATCTGATGCTCAACCTGATCGTCGGGCTGACCCTTGGCTTCCTCGCCGGACTGCTCGCCGCGATCGCGCTCGAATATCTCAACGATACGATCAAGGACCGCGAGGATATTCGCACCAAGCTGGGCCTCGCCTGTCTTGGCGTCGTGCCCAAGCGTCCGGCCAAGGGCGACTTTGTCGAGGATCTGCGCGACCCGACCTCGGGCGTCGCCGAAGCCTATTCGACCATTGCGGCCTCGCTTGGCTTCAGCACCGAAAGCGGTGTTCCGCGCGTTCTTCTGCTGACCAGTTCGCGACCGGGCGAAGGCAAGTCGTCGAGCGCGCTCGCCTTGGCACAGAACTATTCGCGCCGCGGCCAGTCGGTCCTGCTGATCGACTGCGACCTGCGCAAGCCGGCGTTCAAGTCGCCGTCGGACGATATCGGCCTGACCAAGCTGCTCACCAATCACGAACCGATCAGCGGACACATCTCGCCCACCCACTTCGAAAACCTGTCGCTGCTGGCATCCGGGCCGGTTCCGCCCAACCCGGCCGACCTGCTCGCCACCGGCCGCTTCCAGGCCATCGTGCGCGAAGCGTCGTCCCTGTTCGACATCGTGATCATTGACGCCCCGCCGGTCATTGGCCTCGCCGACGCGCCATTGCTTGCAGCGATGGTCAAGGACGTGATGTTCGTCATCGAAGCCGGGAAGACCCGCACCAGCGTCGCCCGCGAAGCGATCGGCAAGTTGCAGGCGGCAGGGGCGCATATCCTTGGCGCGACGCTGACCAAGGCGACCGGTCGTCACTCCGCTTATGGCTACGGATACGGCTACGGTTACGGCTACGGCTATGGGTATGGGTACGGCGAGAAATATGGCGCAGTCGACAAGAACCGCACGTCCATCGCGCTCATCCCGAACCAGTCCGACGCCTGA
- the trmFO gene encoding methylenetetrahydrofolate--tRNA-(uracil(54)-C(5))-methyltransferase (FADH(2)-oxidizing) TrmFO: MPDMHIIGGGLAGSEAAWQLAEAGFTVRLSEMRGGGDTTPAHDSDRLAEMVCSNSFRSDDADKNAVGLLHQEMRGLGSLILRCADRHRVPAGSALAVDRETFATEVTRAIEGHPNITIVRERIDALPGHPAIIATGPLTGSAMAEAITAETGEGALAFFDAIAPIVHKDSVDMDIAWVQSRWDKGEGKDYINCPMDKAQYEAFIQALRDGDKTEFKEWERDTPYFEGCMPIEVMAERGVETLRFGPMKPVGLDDPRTGRWPYAVVQLRQDNALGTLWNMVGFQTKLKHGEQVRVFRTIPGLENAEFARLGGIHRNSFINSPRLLDGQLRLKSKPNIRFAGQITGCEGYVESAAVGLAAALFAAAEERGQVLAPPPVETALGALLSHITGGADAETFQPMNVNFGLMPPPEGRVKKADRRKAYTDRARAHFGAWLHSVRGGTVRGEAALAD, translated from the coding sequence ATGCCCGACATGCACATCATCGGCGGCGGCCTGGCCGGATCCGAAGCCGCCTGGCAACTGGCCGAAGCCGGCTTCACCGTCCGCCTGTCCGAAATGCGCGGCGGCGGCGACACCACGCCCGCGCACGACAGCGACCGGCTGGCCGAGATGGTCTGTTCCAACAGCTTTCGTTCCGACGACGCGGACAAGAATGCGGTCGGCTTGCTGCACCAGGAGATGCGCGGGCTGGGCTCGCTGATCCTGCGCTGCGCCGACCGCCATCGGGTCCCGGCCGGGTCCGCGCTGGCCGTCGACCGCGAGACGTTTGCGACCGAGGTTACCCGAGCGATCGAGGGTCATCCCAACATCACCATCGTGCGCGAACGGATCGACGCTCTTCCCGGCCATCCGGCGATCATCGCCACCGGCCCGCTGACCGGATCCGCGATGGCCGAAGCGATCACGGCGGAAACGGGGGAAGGGGCGCTGGCCTTTTTCGACGCCATCGCGCCGATCGTCCACAAGGACAGCGTGGATATGGACATCGCCTGGGTCCAGTCGCGCTGGGACAAGGGCGAGGGCAAGGATTACATCAACTGCCCGATGGACAAGGCGCAGTATGAGGCGTTCATCCAGGCGCTGCGCGACGGGGACAAGACCGAGTTCAAGGAGTGGGAGCGCGACACCCCCTATTTCGAAGGCTGCATGCCGATCGAGGTGATGGCCGAACGCGGCGTGGAGACGCTCCGCTTCGGGCCGATGAAGCCGGTCGGCCTGGACGATCCGCGCACCGGCCGCTGGCCCTATGCGGTGGTCCAGCTGCGCCAGGACAATGCGCTCGGCACCTTGTGGAACATGGTCGGGTTCCAGACCAAGCTCAAGCATGGCGAGCAGGTGCGCGTGTTCCGTACCATCCCGGGACTGGAGAACGCCGAGTTCGCGCGGCTTGGCGGCATCCACCGCAACAGCTTCATCAACTCGCCGCGCCTGCTGGACGGGCAGCTGCGGTTGAAGAGCAAGCCCAACATCCGCTTCGCCGGGCAGATCACGGGCTGCGAAGGCTATGTCGAAAGCGCGGCGGTTGGGCTGGCGGCCGCCCTGTTCGCGGCGGCCGAGGAGCGCGGGCAGGTGCTGGCGCCGCCGCCGGTCGAAACCGCGCTCGGCGCCTTGCTCAGCCACATCACCGGCGGCGCGGATGCCGAGACGTTCCAGCCGATGAACGTCAATTTCGGGTTGATGCCACCGCCCGAAGGCCGGGTGAAGAAAGCCGACCGGCGCAAAGCCTATACCGACCGGGCGCGCGCGCATTTCGGCGCGTGGCTGCATTCGGTTCGCGGCGGCACGGTCCGCGGCGAGGCGGCGCTGGCCGACTAG
- the rpsR gene encoding 30S ribosomal protein S18 — MARAFFRRRKSCPFSGKDAPRIDYKDVRLLQGFISERGKIVPSRITAVSSKKQRELAKAIKRARHIGLLPYIVK; from the coding sequence ATGGCCCGAGCATTTTTCCGCCGCCGCAAGTCCTGCCCCTTTTCCGGCAAGGACGCCCCGCGCATCGATTACAAGGACGTCCGCCTGCTCCAGGGGTTCATCTCCGAGCGTGGCAAGATCGTCCCCAGCCGCATCACCGCGGTGTCCTCCAAGAAGCAGCGCGAGCTGGCCAAGGCGATCAAGCGCGCCCGCCACATCGGCCTGCTTCCCTACATCGTTAAGTAA
- a CDS encoding glutathione S-transferase family protein produces MGADTLPQTGWRHFSVILFGSSMSPFVRKVIAFAGEKGVALDVKPIGLGDPDPDFRKASPFGKIPAFTDGEFHLSDSSAIIHYLEAKHPDPPLIPDDPELRGRCIWFDEFADTIFAACGAKMFFNRIVAPMFMKRDGDSAVADAAERDELPRVLDYIESVAPEADGFLVGDSLTLADIAVASPFANLRHLGIDPDRQRWGKTMAFADRILDRPSFRPWYEKEAAFLTRVRGA; encoded by the coding sequence ATGGGCGCAGATACGCTTCCTCAGACGGGATGGAGGCATTTCAGCGTGATATTGTTCGGCTCTTCGATGTCGCCGTTCGTGCGCAAGGTGATTGCGTTTGCGGGCGAGAAGGGCGTCGCACTGGACGTGAAACCGATCGGCCTGGGCGATCCCGATCCGGATTTCCGCAAGGCGAGCCCGTTCGGCAAGATCCCGGCCTTCACCGACGGCGAGTTCCACCTGTCCGACAGCAGCGCGATCATCCACTATCTCGAGGCCAAGCACCCCGACCCGCCGCTGATCCCGGACGACCCGGAGTTGCGCGGCAGGTGCATCTGGTTCGACGAATTCGCCGACACCATCTTCGCGGCCTGCGGGGCGAAGATGTTCTTCAACCGCATCGTCGCGCCGATGTTCATGAAGCGCGACGGCGATTCGGCGGTTGCCGATGCGGCCGAGCGCGACGAGCTGCCGCGGGTGCTGGATTATATCGAGAGCGTGGCGCCAGAGGCTGACGGCTTCCTGGTCGGCGACAGCCTCACCCTCGCCGATATCGCCGTGGCGAGCCCGTTCGCGAATTTGCGCCACCTGGGGATCGATCCCGATCGGCAGCGGTGGGGCAAGACCATGGCCTTTGCCGACCGCATCCTCGACCGGCCGAGTTTCCGTCCGTGGTACGAAAAGGAAGCGGCGTTCCTGACGCGGGTGCGCGGCGCATAA
- a CDS encoding DUF488 family protein: MRVFTIGYEGVTQDEFVGALQQAGVERVIDVRAVPNSRRPGFSKTPLRNALAEAGIDYVHLRALGTPADGRAAARAGRHDELERIYAGQLELPEAIAQSAQMIELAREKPSALLCFERDPGGCHRTLLLDAAAPDAEVIDLFA; encoded by the coding sequence GTGCGCGTCTTCACCATCGGCTACGAAGGCGTAACGCAGGACGAATTCGTCGGCGCGCTGCAACAGGCGGGCGTGGAACGGGTGATCGACGTCCGCGCCGTTCCCAATTCCCGCCGGCCCGGCTTTTCGAAAACCCCGCTGCGCAACGCGCTGGCGGAAGCGGGGATCGACTACGTCCACCTGCGCGCGCTGGGAACGCCGGCGGACGGCCGCGCCGCCGCCCGTGCCGGCCGCCACGATGAGCTCGAACGCATTTACGCGGGCCAGCTCGAACTGCCCGAAGCGATCGCCCAGAGCGCGCAGATGATCGAACTGGCGCGGGAAAAGCCCAGCGCGTTGCTCTGCTTCGAACGCGATCCCGGCGGCTGCCACCGCACCTTGTTGCTCGACGCAGCAGCGCCGGACGCGGAGGTGATCGACCTGTTCGCCTAG
- the rpsF gene encoding 30S ribosomal protein S6, with the protein MPLYEHVFLARQDLAQAQVDTLAENATKILTENGGKVVKTETWGLKSLAYKIAKNRKAHFVMLDVDAPAPAIAELERQTNINEDVIRFMTIRVDEHENGPSAMMKRGDRDRDRDRDRDRGPRGGGRGRDEDGE; encoded by the coding sequence ATGCCGCTTTACGAGCATGTTTTCCTCGCGCGTCAGGACCTAGCCCAGGCCCAGGTGGACACGCTCGCGGAAAACGCCACCAAGATTCTCACCGAAAATGGCGGAAAGGTCGTCAAGACCGAGACCTGGGGCCTCAAGTCCCTGGCCTACAAGATCGCCAAGAACCGCAAGGCGCATTTCGTGATGCTCGACGTCGACGCCCCGGCGCCGGCGATCGCCGAGCTCGAGCGCCAGACCAACATCAACGAAGACGTCATCCGCTTCATGACGATCCGCGTGGACGAGCATGAAAACGGCCCGTCGGCGATGATGAAGCGCGGCGACCGCGACCGCGATCGCGATCGCGATCGTGACCGCGGCCCCCGTGGCGGCGGACGTGGACGCGACGAGGACGGAGAATAA